A DNA window from Paraburkholderia sp. IMGN_8 contains the following coding sequences:
- a CDS encoding TetR/AcrR family transcriptional regulator, with protein sequence MAHRAGKKEESKARILASAGRGFRSRGFGGSGIDGLAKDAAVTSGAFYAHFKSKAAAFREAVVVGLEELRRGIGQTREQMGSNWREWFIDFYLGDRRTCDLADSCALQSLSGEVARADDETRQAYETELGSIIEAVAAGLEGRPKARREEATALLALLVGGVTLARAVRDPAISDEIAAAVRKAALDLGVHA encoded by the coding sequence ATGGCACATCGGGCTGGTAAGAAGGAAGAAAGCAAGGCGAGGATTCTCGCGAGCGCGGGTCGGGGATTTCGTAGCCGTGGGTTCGGTGGCTCGGGGATCGACGGCCTGGCGAAGGACGCCGCCGTGACGTCGGGTGCGTTCTACGCGCATTTCAAGTCGAAAGCGGCTGCCTTCCGCGAGGCGGTGGTCGTCGGTCTCGAAGAGCTGCGACGAGGTATCGGACAGACACGCGAGCAAATGGGAAGCAACTGGCGCGAGTGGTTCATCGACTTCTACCTGGGAGACCGCCGGACCTGTGATCTTGCCGACAGTTGCGCACTGCAGAGTCTCTCGGGCGAAGTGGCTCGCGCCGATGACGAAACCCGGCAAGCCTATGAGACGGAGTTGGGCTCGATTATCGAAGCAGTGGCCGCCGGCCTCGAAGGCAGGCCGAAGGCCCGGCGCGAGGAAGCGACCGCACTGCTCGCTCTACTGGTGGGCGGGGTCACACTCGCACGGGCCGTCAGAGATCCCGCGATCAGCGACGAGATTGCTGCGGCCGTCCGCAAGGCCGCGCTCGACCTCGGCGTTCATGCATAG
- a CDS encoding exo-alpha-sialidase encodes MSDRLLVATRKGLFVLQADGEGGWTLGEPYFVGEPVSMVLPDPRDGTLYAALNLGHFGVKLHRQRAGMRDWEECAVPVYPPQPADETRTGDGANASADNASAAAPSPPSPPWTLQQIWSLETGGPDEPGILWAGTIPGGLFRSDDGGDTWVLNRALWDRPERREWFGGGYDAPGIHSVMVDPRDSRHVTIGVSCGGVWQTADGGAAWRVSAEGMEADYMPPERRGDANVQDPHRVVQCAANPDVLWTQHHCAIFRSTDGAAHWQRIEAQPSSFGFAVAVHPREPDTAWFVPAVKDQCRIPVDGQFVVTRTRDGGRTFERFSNGLPRAPVYDLVYRHGLAIDDSGARLAMGSTTGALWTSDDGGESWHLISAHLPPVYCVRFG; translated from the coding sequence ATGAGCGATCGATTGCTTGTCGCAACCCGCAAGGGACTGTTCGTTCTGCAGGCCGATGGCGAGGGCGGCTGGACGCTCGGTGAGCCGTATTTCGTCGGCGAGCCGGTAAGCATGGTGCTGCCTGATCCGCGCGACGGAACGCTGTATGCCGCGCTCAATCTCGGCCACTTCGGCGTGAAGCTGCATCGCCAGCGTGCGGGCATGAGGGATTGGGAGGAGTGCGCGGTCCCCGTCTACCCGCCGCAGCCTGCCGACGAGACGCGTACCGGTGACGGCGCGAACGCGAGTGCGGACAATGCGAGCGCCGCCGCGCCCAGCCCGCCGTCGCCGCCCTGGACGCTTCAGCAAATCTGGTCGCTCGAAACCGGCGGCCCGGACGAGCCGGGCATCTTGTGGGCCGGTACGATTCCCGGTGGGCTCTTCCGTTCCGACGATGGCGGCGACACATGGGTGCTCAACCGTGCGCTGTGGGATCGCCCGGAGCGCCGCGAATGGTTCGGAGGCGGCTACGACGCGCCGGGCATCCATTCCGTGATGGTCGATCCACGCGACAGCCGGCACGTGACGATCGGCGTGTCGTGCGGCGGCGTCTGGCAAACCGCCGACGGCGGCGCGGCCTGGCGCGTGAGTGCGGAGGGCATGGAGGCCGATTACATGCCACCGGAGCGGCGCGGCGATGCCAACGTGCAGGACCCGCACCGCGTCGTGCAATGCGCGGCAAACCCGGATGTGCTGTGGACGCAGCATCACTGCGCGATCTTCCGCTCGACCGACGGCGCGGCGCACTGGCAGCGGATCGAAGCGCAGCCATCGAGCTTCGGCTTCGCGGTTGCCGTGCACCCGCGCGAGCCGGACACCGCCTGGTTCGTGCCCGCCGTGAAAGACCAGTGCCGGATCCCGGTGGACGGCCAGTTCGTCGTCACGCGCACGCGCGACGGCGGCCGCACGTTCGAGCGTTTCTCGAACGGGTTGCCGCGTGCACCGGTGTATGACCTCGTGTATCGGCACGGGCTCGCTATAGATGACTCCGGCGCGCGCCTCGCGATGGGGTCGACCACTGGCGCGCTATGGACGTCCGACGACGGCGGCGAAAGCTGGCATTTGATTTCAGCGCATTTGCCGCCTGTTTATTGTGTTCGGTTTGGATGA
- a CDS encoding MoaD/ThiS family protein, with translation MAHIFFAASIQRHIATPEREIDARTLGEALEAVFAAQPRLRSYILDDQGSLRRHLAVFVDGRRVRDRRHLSDALGDESRVYVVQALSGG, from the coding sequence ATGGCGCACATCTTCTTCGCCGCTTCGATTCAGCGGCATATCGCAACGCCCGAACGCGAGATCGACGCGCGCACGCTCGGCGAAGCGCTCGAGGCCGTCTTCGCCGCGCAACCTCGACTGCGCAGCTACATCCTTGACGATCAGGGCTCACTGCGAAGGCATCTCGCCGTGTTTGTCGACGGCCGGCGGGTGCGTGACCGACGACATCTGTCCGATGCGCTCGGCGATGAAAGCCGGGTTTACGTCGTACAGGCGCTGTCGGGCGGATAA
- a CDS encoding low affinity iron permease family protein, with the protein MMSSKWFSKFASYLSTMTGRPASFVMAVALVIVWATTGPFFHYSDTWQLVINTSTTIVTFLMVFLIQNTQNRDTAAMQIKLDELIRAMKGAHNALLDLEELEEKDLSRFRKHYEKLAEEARTALRAGGSDTDSPFVDNHDDNDDDRRGDENRDGKPGTAPLRG; encoded by the coding sequence ATGATGAGCAGCAAGTGGTTTTCGAAATTCGCGAGCTACCTTTCCACGATGACCGGTAGGCCCGCCTCCTTTGTGATGGCCGTCGCCCTTGTGATCGTGTGGGCGACGACCGGCCCGTTCTTTCATTACAGCGACACATGGCAACTCGTGATCAACACGTCGACCACGATCGTCACGTTCCTGATGGTTTTCCTGATCCAGAACACGCAGAACCGCGACACGGCGGCGATGCAGATCAAGCTCGACGAGCTGATCCGCGCAATGAAAGGTGCGCATAACGCGCTGCTCGATCTCGAAGAACTCGAGGAAAAAGACCTGAGCCGTTTCCGGAAACACTACGAAAAACTGGCGGAAGAAGCGCGGACCGCGCTGCGTGCGGGCGGCAGCGACACCGATTCGCCGTTCGTCGACAACCACGATGACAATGATGACGACCGGCGAGGCGATGAGAATCGCGATGGCAAGCCGGGGACCGCGCCGCTACGCGGCTAG
- a CDS encoding TetR/AcrR family transcriptional regulator produces MDTSSLPDLSPLQRRKRSAILDGAKTVFLSQGFGLATMDDVAAAAGVGKQTVYRHFKSKEALFVGLVSSMCAQVGGLLASAQDEQSDGSPEVELRELGWVLAQILIAPDYLRLYRAIVAEAERLPELGQVFYENGAKGVRAFAAKILRKRFDESTAALRAATFVQLVLGDAYLELSIGYTVPDVEARFALQIDEAVAAALR; encoded by the coding sequence ATGGACACTTCTTCTCTCCCCGACCTGAGCCCGCTGCAACGCCGTAAGCGGTCCGCCATCCTCGACGGCGCGAAAACCGTTTTTTTAAGCCAGGGTTTCGGCCTGGCAACGATGGACGATGTCGCCGCGGCCGCTGGCGTCGGCAAACAGACGGTCTACCGCCACTTCAAGTCGAAGGAGGCGCTCTTCGTTGGTCTGGTGAGCTCGATGTGCGCTCAGGTGGGCGGACTTCTTGCCAGCGCTCAGGACGAGCAATCCGATGGATCACCCGAAGTCGAGTTGCGCGAGTTGGGATGGGTGTTGGCACAAATCCTCATCGCGCCGGATTATCTGCGGCTTTACCGGGCCATCGTTGCTGAAGCCGAGCGTCTTCCGGAACTCGGCCAGGTGTTTTACGAAAATGGTGCAAAGGGCGTGCGTGCCTTCGCCGCAAAAATTCTGCGAAAGCGATTTGACGAATCGACTGCTGCATTGCGGGCAGCGACATTCGTTCAGTTGGTGCTAGGCGACGCGTATCTGGAACTGTCAATTGGCTACACGGTGCCCGATGTTGAAGCGCGCTTTGCACTGCAGATTGACGAGGCGGTGGCGGCTGCACTTCGCTAA
- a CDS encoding NAD-dependent epimerase/dehydratase family protein, whose protein sequence is MKLFMTGGTGFIGQAVARKAIGLGHQVTALVREDSSAAASALARLGVTLHSGDLREPQSFAATAGAADGAVHMASTNDASAAAADEAAAVAMLSHLHPGAAFVYTSGTWVYGNTEGEPATEASALNPTPLIAWRPAVEQQVLALAARRSIAAVILRPAMVHGYGGGVFGMLAGMVRQTGSVRVVGDGRNHWPAVHVDDLATAYLSAVERAASGDGRVTGQIFNVVAEDAVAVAEMGEAIRASVGADRVEFWPLDDARKSLGPFADALALDQTVSGQHARRVLAWEPHGLGLIADLSEQKHFQQSNGA, encoded by the coding sequence TTGAAACTGTTCATGACAGGTGGGACTGGCTTCATCGGGCAAGCGGTCGCGCGCAAGGCAATCGGCCTCGGCCATCAGGTGACGGCGCTGGTGCGCGAGGACAGCTCGGCTGCCGCCAGCGCGCTGGCACGTCTCGGTGTGACACTGCATTCCGGCGACCTGCGCGAGCCACAGTCTTTCGCTGCGACTGCCGGTGCCGCTGATGGCGCGGTGCACATGGCGTCGACCAACGATGCTTCCGCCGCTGCTGCTGACGAGGCCGCGGCTGTAGCGATGCTTTCGCATTTGCATCCGGGCGCGGCGTTTGTCTATACGTCGGGCACCTGGGTCTACGGCAATACGGAGGGGGAGCCCGCGACTGAAGCATCGGCGCTGAATCCGACACCACTCATCGCCTGGCGGCCCGCAGTGGAGCAACAGGTGCTGGCGCTAGCAGCACGCCGCTCGATTGCTGCAGTGATCCTCAGGCCGGCGATGGTGCACGGCTACGGCGGCGGCGTCTTCGGCATGCTTGCCGGCATGGTCCGTCAGACCGGCAGTGTGAGAGTCGTCGGCGATGGTCGCAACCACTGGCCTGCCGTTCACGTCGATGATCTCGCCACGGCCTACCTGAGCGCGGTGGAGCGGGCGGCAAGCGGGGACGGTCGAGTCACGGGACAGATCTTCAACGTGGTCGCGGAAGATGCCGTTGCCGTTGCCGAAATGGGCGAAGCGATTCGGGCCTCGGTCGGCGCCGACCGCGTCGAATTTTGGCCGCTCGACGATGCTCGCAAATCGCTTGGACCGTTCGCTGACGCACTGGCGCTCGATCAGACAGTAAGCGGCCAGCATGCCCGGCGAGTTCTTGCGTGGGAACCCCACGGCCTCGGCCTGATTGCGGACCTCTCTGAACAAAAGCACTTTCAGCAAAGCAACGGAGCATGA
- a CDS encoding DoxX family protein: MAWDSASFESILAMIVAVLFAVAGVVNLAGRGAVKRDFARWGYPAWFHLLCGALELLCAALLFGQQTRVLGLTLAGAILVAVLFTLLRNREPFGHVAPALIFSALIVATVALRG; encoded by the coding sequence ATGGCGTGGGATAGTGCATCTTTCGAGTCGATTCTCGCGATGATCGTAGCGGTTCTGTTCGCGGTTGCTGGGGTGGTCAATCTTGCAGGACGCGGCGCGGTGAAGCGCGACTTCGCGCGCTGGGGTTACCCGGCATGGTTTCATTTGCTCTGTGGCGCTCTTGAGCTGTTGTGTGCGGCACTTCTTTTTGGACAACAAACCAGAGTCTTGGGCCTAACGCTGGCCGGTGCGATCCTGGTCGCCGTGCTCTTCACGTTGCTACGAAACCGGGAGCCGTTCGGGCATGTCGCCCCGGCGCTGATCTTCTCGGCTCTCATTGTGGCTACTGTGGCGCTCCGCGGTTGA
- a CDS encoding DUF1330 domain-containing protein, producing MTAYLIADVDVKDSVLFEEYKREVPATEARYGGKYLGRGGLTKVLEGDWQPHRLVIVEFPDMDSLMAWYDSPEYARLKAIREKCATTRIIALEGVAAVSS from the coding sequence ATGACTGCATACCTGATTGCCGATGTCGATGTAAAAGACTCCGTCCTTTTTGAAGAGTACAAACGAGAAGTACCTGCTACCGAGGCGCGCTACGGCGGAAAATATTTGGGCCGTGGTGGTCTAACCAAAGTTCTTGAAGGCGATTGGCAGCCGCATCGTCTCGTCATCGTTGAGTTCCCGGATATGGACTCCTTAATGGCTTGGTATGACTCGCCAGAGTACGCCCGCCTCAAGGCGATCCGTGAAAAATGTGCGACGACAAGGATTATCGCGCTCGAAGGGGTTGCGGCCGTATCCTCGTAG
- a CDS encoding SRPBCC family protein, translating into MRTVEYRFSTIWRIDAPVQEVWAAIQDSARWPEWWNNVERVDQLEAGSDQGVGVVQRYTWKGWLPYRLVFDMRVTRVDPLVALEGEASGDVEGAGRWSFSTDRHNLTVVRYDWCVHTNRAWMNALAPLLRPVFQWNHDAVMREGGAALARRLDARLLGIEHG; encoded by the coding sequence TTGCGGACGGTCGAATACCGGTTTTCCACCATTTGGCGCATCGATGCGCCAGTGCAGGAAGTTTGGGCGGCAATCCAGGATTCGGCGCGCTGGCCCGAGTGGTGGAATAACGTCGAGCGCGTGGATCAGCTGGAGGCGGGTTCCGATCAGGGCGTGGGCGTCGTACAACGCTATACGTGGAAAGGCTGGTTGCCCTATCGCCTCGTGTTCGATATGCGGGTGACGCGCGTCGACCCGTTGGTCGCGCTGGAGGGGGAAGCCAGTGGCGACGTCGAGGGCGCCGGCCGGTGGAGCTTTTCGACCGACCGACACAACCTTACCGTGGTCCGCTATGACTGGTGCGTGCATACGAACCGCGCATGGATGAATGCATTGGCGCCGTTGTTGCGACCGGTTTTCCAATGGAACCACGATGCAGTGATGCGCGAAGGCGGCGCGGCGCTAGCGCGGCGGCTGGACGCGCGGCTGCTTGGCATCGAGCATGGATGA
- a CDS encoding HAMP domain-containing sensor histidine kinase has product MKHPPEPCLRNRVNPFLEVMDTTRIPTQGARTLMPIRLLLAQVFAPALRNLQYVSRRMRPFSIIAIVGFPLYYYIWNDLFPQPYENLPLRLVGSALFIPILFSDRWPSWAKKLMPYYWYATIFYSLPFFFTFMLLKNNGSNVWVESALIAAFVMVLLLDWLMLLLNFLIGIALAYLAYWATTDAVSVNTSYLIHLAIFSFAIAIGVIANYDTERIRVEQERAMLATAGSIAHELRTPLLAIRAGAAGLGSYLPLLLETYGIAQDSGLRVPKIRAAHLRSMDGVLSRIEQEAVHSNTIIDMLLANARFTDGHSQQVTHCSIRQCVETALNRYPFRAGEQQRVLTDLINDFTFEGSSMLVVHVLFNLLKNAFRGMADVDSALISIRLAPGPRANQLLFRDTGVGIAPHVLPHIFTRFYTSSAEADDASVGTGIGLAFCRDVMRVMGGSIDCTSIESMYTEFVLTFPRP; this is encoded by the coding sequence GTGAAGCATCCGCCGGAACCTTGCCTGAGAAACCGGGTAAATCCTTTTCTGGAAGTAATGGACACAACGAGAATACCAACGCAGGGCGCCCGCACGTTGATGCCGATCCGCCTACTCCTTGCCCAGGTGTTCGCTCCTGCCTTGCGAAACCTGCAATACGTGAGCCGCCGGATGCGCCCCTTCTCGATCATTGCGATCGTCGGCTTCCCGCTCTATTACTATATCTGGAACGATCTCTTTCCCCAGCCTTACGAAAATCTGCCGCTGCGGCTGGTCGGCTCCGCGCTGTTTATTCCCATTCTATTTTCCGACCGCTGGCCGTCGTGGGCGAAAAAGCTCATGCCGTACTACTGGTACGCGACAATCTTTTACTCACTGCCGTTCTTTTTCACGTTCATGCTGTTGAAAAACAATGGCTCGAACGTCTGGGTCGAAAGCGCGCTGATTGCTGCTTTCGTCATGGTGTTGCTGCTCGACTGGCTCATGCTGCTGCTCAATTTCCTGATCGGCATTGCTCTGGCGTACCTCGCCTATTGGGCAACAACCGACGCTGTCAGCGTGAACACGTCGTATCTGATCCATCTGGCGATTTTTTCGTTTGCGATAGCGATCGGCGTCATCGCCAACTATGACACGGAGCGTATCCGGGTCGAGCAGGAACGGGCAATGCTGGCAACCGCCGGTAGTATTGCCCACGAACTGCGTACCCCGCTACTCGCAATCCGTGCCGGCGCCGCGGGCCTCGGAAGCTACCTGCCTTTACTACTCGAAACGTACGGCATCGCTCAAGACAGCGGGCTACGTGTTCCCAAGATCCGCGCCGCTCACCTTCGTTCCATGGACGGAGTACTCTCCCGCATTGAGCAGGAGGCTGTTCATTCCAATACCATTATCGACATGCTGCTCGCGAACGCACGGTTCACCGACGGGCATTCCCAACAGGTCACACATTGCTCGATCAGGCAATGTGTGGAGACCGCGCTCAACCGCTATCCATTTCGCGCAGGAGAGCAGCAACGGGTGCTCACGGATCTCATCAATGACTTCACGTTCGAAGGCTCGAGCATGCTGGTGGTCCATGTGCTCTTCAATCTGCTAAAAAATGCGTTCCGCGGAATGGCAGATGTCGACAGCGCCCTGATCTCGATCCGGCTTGCGCCTGGACCACGCGCGAACCAACTCCTCTTTCGCGATACCGGCGTCGGCATCGCGCCCCATGTACTTCCCCACATCTTCACGCGCTTCTATACGTCATCGGCTGAAGCAGATGACGCCTCCGTCGGCACCGGCATCGGCCTCGCATTCTGTCGTGACGTCATGCGCGTGATGGGCGGCTCCATCGACTGTACGTCTATCGAGTCCATGTATACCGAGTTTGTGTTGACCTTTCCCAGGCCATGA
- a CDS encoding response regulator encodes MDTIKPFYFPTTVTFVDDNPAFLSNLCLQLEPSLAFRLFSSSREALRFVNERPRPGAPEEQIFAPYRDRTDEDEAQHVIAMSVDTVRNQVFDNDRFQAASVVVVDYDMPGLNGLEFCRHITDPAVRKIMLTGKANEHIAVESFNEGIIHRFIRKQDTSAISALNRAVRDMQHAYFDNRCQSILDTLVTSEYTFLRDEALVARVRELFDSLGIVEHYLSYSPNGLLMLDSTGKSYLLIVHTNETLRGLREIASVQGAPVGFFDALDSGGSLPYFWQTSGYFPADGIAWESHMHPATQFTGQQTYVYAVIPNPPGLDLSHVLSYDRYLEWLDRDIQKTWSSLM; translated from the coding sequence ATGGATACGATCAAACCATTCTATTTTCCGACAACGGTCACGTTCGTCGACGACAACCCCGCATTCCTGTCGAATCTGTGCCTGCAACTCGAACCGAGCCTTGCCTTCCGGCTCTTCAGCTCGTCAAGGGAAGCCCTGCGGTTCGTGAATGAACGCCCTCGTCCCGGTGCACCTGAGGAACAAATCTTCGCTCCGTACCGGGACCGAACCGATGAGGACGAGGCTCAGCACGTCATCGCGATGAGCGTCGACACCGTCCGCAATCAGGTGTTCGACAACGACCGGTTTCAGGCAGCATCGGTTGTCGTCGTGGATTACGACATGCCAGGGCTGAATGGTCTTGAATTCTGCCGCCACATTACTGACCCTGCTGTACGCAAGATTATGCTGACCGGAAAGGCGAACGAGCACATCGCGGTGGAGAGCTTCAACGAAGGCATCATTCATCGCTTCATTCGCAAGCAGGACACATCGGCCATTAGTGCTTTAAATCGCGCGGTGCGCGATATGCAGCATGCATACTTCGATAACAGGTGTCAGTCCATCCTCGACACGCTGGTGACATCGGAATATACGTTTTTGCGTGACGAAGCGCTGGTCGCGCGGGTAAGAGAACTCTTTGATTCGCTCGGTATTGTTGAACATTACCTTTCATACTCGCCAAACGGGCTACTCATGCTCGACAGTACCGGCAAGTCCTATCTGCTGATTGTCCACACGAACGAAACGCTGCGGGGTCTGCGTGAGATAGCCAGCGTACAAGGCGCACCAGTGGGCTTTTTCGACGCCCTGGACAGCGGCGGGAGTTTGCCGTACTTCTGGCAAACCAGCGGGTATTTCCCAGCGGACGGCATCGCGTGGGAGAGCCATATGCACCCGGCAACACAGTTTACAGGGCAACAGACTTACGTTTATGCCGTGATTCCCAACCCGCCCGGGCTTGATCTGAGCCACGTGCTGAGTTACGACCGCTACCTTGAGTGGCTGGACCGCGACATACAGAAGACATGGAGTTCACTCATGTGA
- the cqsA gene encoding alpha-hydroxyketone-type quorum-sensing autoinducer synthase, which translates to MKAVFDSLKKNHTSPSLPAFVASRIEQYYRERVTETWGGGHIMRGRIPGPDALHLSSNDYLAIARHPDIIRSMGRTLRSDGNGLLMSGIFLHGDCPQLKFENRLSTFMGAEAGVLCQSGYTANIGLIQSIASARTPVYVDMMAHMSLWEGIRSAGAIPIPFRHNDTAHLEHQIARHGQGVVLADSVYSTNGSVCPLVTFADVCERHKCVFVVDESHSLGTHGPRGAGLVVELGLESRVAFRTASLAKAFVGRAGFITCPASFQEYFKFESNPAIFSSTLLPHEISGLDATLSVIECADRRRTRLASNAAWLRERLRELGYNLNDGESQIIALEAGTEQRTIVLRDALESRGIFGSVFCAPATARNRALIRLSIHAALTDAQIERIVSVCRDIRGEAELDRWPSTRRLGARLSSRGHSHEQSTADSALAV; encoded by the coding sequence ATGAAAGCCGTTTTTGACAGCTTGAAAAAAAACCATACCTCCCCATCGCTTCCTGCATTTGTGGCCTCGCGCATCGAGCAATATTACCGGGAGCGGGTAACGGAAACGTGGGGAGGCGGGCACATCATGCGCGGTCGCATCCCGGGACCGGATGCGCTGCATCTGTCGAGCAACGACTATCTCGCGATCGCGCGCCACCCCGACATCATTCGCAGTATGGGCCGAACATTGCGGTCGGACGGCAACGGACTGCTGATGTCGGGCATCTTCCTGCACGGTGATTGCCCGCAGTTGAAGTTCGAAAACCGGCTGTCGACGTTCATGGGCGCAGAGGCAGGGGTGCTATGTCAGTCCGGCTATACGGCGAATATCGGACTGATCCAGTCGATCGCTTCGGCACGAACGCCTGTCTACGTGGACATGATGGCGCACATGTCGTTGTGGGAGGGTATCCGCAGTGCGGGCGCGATCCCGATACCGTTCAGGCACAACGACACGGCGCATCTCGAGCATCAGATCGCGCGGCATGGGCAAGGGGTCGTGCTGGCCGACTCGGTTTACAGCACGAACGGTAGCGTATGCCCGCTTGTCACGTTCGCCGATGTATGCGAAAGGCATAAGTGCGTGTTCGTGGTCGACGAGTCGCATTCGCTCGGCACGCATGGTCCGCGTGGAGCGGGACTTGTTGTCGAACTTGGACTTGAGTCTCGTGTCGCGTTCCGCACAGCAAGTCTTGCGAAGGCTTTTGTCGGCCGGGCTGGCTTCATCACCTGTCCAGCCAGTTTCCAGGAGTACTTCAAGTTCGAGTCGAATCCTGCGATCTTCAGTTCCACGCTGTTGCCTCATGAGATTAGTGGGCTGGACGCGACGCTGTCGGTGATCGAATGTGCCGACCGACGGCGCACGAGACTTGCGTCGAATGCCGCCTGGCTGCGGGAGCGGTTGAGGGAGCTTGGGTATAACCTGAATGACGGTGAGAGCCAGATCATCGCGCTCGAAGCGGGTACGGAACAGCGCACGATCGTGTTACGCGATGCATTGGAGTCACGGGGCATTTTCGGTTCCGTGTTTTGTGCACCGGCGACGGCGCGCAATCGTGCGCTGATCCGGTTGTCGATCCACGCTGCGTTGACCGACGCCCAGATCGAAAGGATTGTGAGCGTCTGTCGTGACATTCGCGGCGAGGCTGAGCTTGACAGATGGCCCTCCACCCGGCGCCTCGGGGCCCGGCTGTCGTCCCGCGGACACAGCCATGAGCAAAGTACGGCTGACAGTGCGTTAGCGGTCTGA
- a CDS encoding GlxA family transcriptional regulator, translated as MKRIKIGMVVFPGFQLLDIAGPRDAFAEVRILSRGGCEYEMLTVGTTRGTVQSSSGLTVMPDRTIFDVCPEFDTIIVPGGLGIFDAFEDPALSEWLRQQYRRARRVCAICNGLFALGPAGLLDNRVVTTHWMDVPRLSATFPKARIEPDHIYVNDGSIYTTAGVTAGIDLSLALIEEDFGKVMALDVAKYLIVYLRRAGGQSQFSPLLESQAAPGSQTTALQQYILDNLHVDHTVASLAERVHMSSRNLARTFIKECGVTPITFLSNARIDAARRYLEATDLSLREIAKRCGFDGTDALRRVFARRLQINPAEYRDRFRTETKAHAERAPRKAKPAVQKAPKRSAARSASSDAPASQDLH; from the coding sequence ATGAAGCGTATCAAGATCGGCATGGTGGTGTTTCCCGGCTTCCAGCTGCTCGACATCGCGGGCCCGCGCGATGCATTCGCCGAAGTCCGGATCCTGAGCCGCGGCGGGTGCGAATACGAAATGCTCACCGTGGGTACGACACGCGGCACCGTGCAATCCTCCAGTGGGCTGACGGTGATGCCGGATCGCACGATCTTCGACGTATGTCCCGAGTTCGACACGATCATCGTGCCAGGTGGCCTCGGCATCTTCGATGCGTTCGAGGACCCCGCGCTGAGCGAATGGCTGCGCCAGCAGTACCGGCGCGCGAGGCGAGTCTGCGCGATCTGCAACGGCCTGTTCGCGCTTGGGCCCGCCGGTCTGCTGGACAACCGCGTGGTCACGACTCACTGGATGGACGTACCGAGGCTCTCGGCGACCTTCCCGAAGGCACGCATCGAGCCCGATCACATCTACGTCAACGACGGCAGCATCTACACGACGGCAGGCGTGACCGCCGGCATCGACCTGTCGCTCGCGCTGATCGAGGAAGATTTCGGCAAGGTGATGGCGCTCGACGTCGCGAAATACCTGATCGTCTATCTGCGCCGCGCGGGCGGCCAGTCGCAGTTCAGCCCGCTGCTCGAATCGCAGGCGGCGCCGGGATCGCAGACGACTGCGCTGCAGCAGTACATTCTCGACAACCTGCATGTCGATCACACAGTGGCGTCGCTTGCGGAACGCGTCCATATGAGTTCGCGCAATCTCGCGCGGACTTTCATCAAGGAATGCGGCGTGACGCCGATCACGTTCCTGAGCAACGCGCGCATCGACGCCGCGCGTCGCTATCTGGAAGCCACCGATCTGTCGCTGCGCGAGATCGCGAAGCGCTGCGGATTCGACGGCACCGATGCGCTGCGCCGGGTATTCGCACGCCGACTGCAGATCAATCCCGCCGAATACCGCGACCGCTTTCGCACCGAAACCAAGGCGCACGCCGAGCGCGCGCCGCGCAAGGCAAAGCCTGCGGTCCAGAAGGCGCCGAAGCGGTCCGCTGCGCGCAGCGCATCGAGCGACGCACCGGCATCGCAGGATCTGCATTAA